The proteins below come from a single Amphiura filiformis chromosome 15, Afil_fr2py, whole genome shotgun sequence genomic window:
- the LOC140171717 gene encoding uncharacterized protein isoform X2, with product MADNEKKTSKTSDDWTSEVESVSNKKQPRKCEELYGFESWEDFEKCQRECESEETDEDIEGKEKQGTQAAMSDIRVKEEEDEDCDPLLTLPVTDDAFDSAPSTFDHPEQTRLYIKTTLILDQILNHTTAKKSNHQIPDKALLSNVMKAIAAQKSVTLKNTPKLCTNVKNLVYKLWHPLQKVQKQGGRQAKRFVSNVRQKNSWRRLTVLADEFEIREEFERCQLECAIHEANVVAEIEMQKEAEKLTTARKDADEMTDEEEINERSVPLRTCPFAEKEKITLDVVTDFVFEEIRKPNGLRKPFCELVEDVVNALCQHNSVRLKKTPRLLHQVKKYVSELVGKWKKRKGKRDESSSNMEDIDTKQRWECMVLADEFESRDDFERCQRMCQSGNADQGELEMEQEICTMGDLDVKKEKEDVTMRSNNSEHDPMFAVTGEIPPSTSSGSGFSEDTSLHVEPYFLLKQIKSADPKLSNADLIDFIFQQICHHKSVTLHHTPRLISQMRKYISCGFGTERRRGGSIILAKYSDIVCKKPSWTCKVLADEFVYREEFERCRREAAEYEAQVKADKYAEMAIKEEMKEEAFHYVFLSFCRERKSL from the exons ATGGCTGATAACGAGAAGAAAACAAGCAAGACAAGCGACGATTGGACAAGTGAAGTGGAATCAGTCAGTAATAAGAAACAGCCACGGAAATGTGAAGAATTGTATGGATTTGAGAGCTGGGAAGATTTTGAGAAGTGCCAGAGAGAATGTGAGTCAGAGGAAACTGATGAAGACATTGAAGGGAAGGAGAAGCAAGGAACACAGGCTGCTATGAGTGATATAAGAGTGAAAGAAGAGGAAGATGAGGACTGTGATCCATTACTGACACTTCCTGTCACAG ATGATGCTTTTGACAGTGCCCCAAGTACTTTTGACCACCCAGAGCAGACAAGACTCTACATAAAAACAACATTGATTTTGGACCAGATTCTAAATCATACCACTGCAAAGAAAAGTAATCATCAAATTCCTGACAAAGCACTTCTTTCTAATGTTATGAAAGCAATAGCTGCACAAAAATCAGTGACTTTGAAAAACACACCAAAGCTGTGCACCAATGTGAAGAACTTAGTGTATAAACTTTGGCATCCCTTACAAAAGGTGCAAAAGCAAGGAGGTCGGCAGGCAAAGCGTTTTGTCAGTAACGTCCGCCAGAAAAATTCCTGGAGAAGATTGACAGTGCTAGCAGATGAATTTGAAATAAGGGAAGAATTTGAGCGATGTCAGCTAGAATGCGCGATACATGAAGCCAACGTTGTTGCAGAGATAGAAATGCAAAAAGAAGCAGAGAAATTGACGACAGCCAGGAAAGATGCTGATGAAATGACAGACGAGGAAGAGATTAATGAAAGAAGTGTTCCATTACGGACTTGTCCTTTTGCAGAGAAAGAGAAAATCACTCTAGATGTCGTAACTGACTTTGTTTTTGAGGAAATCAGAAAGCCGAATGGTTTACGGAAACCTTTTTGTGAACTTGTCGAAGATGTTGTGAATGCATTATGCCAGCACAACTCAGTGAGGTTGAAAAAGACTCCAAGATTGCTGCATCAGGTCAAGAAGTATGTATCTGAATTGGTTGGGAAGTGGAAGAAAAGGAAGGGTAAAAGGGATGAGTCATCAAGCAACATGGAAGACATCGATACGAAGCAGCGATGGGAATGCATGGTCTTGGCAGATGAATTTGAGAGCAGGGATGACTTTGAGAGATGTCAGAGAATGTGTCAATCTGGTAATGCTGATCAAGGAGAATTGGAGATGGAACAAGAAATATGTACAATGGGAGATCTAGACGTTAAGAAAGAGAAGGAAGATGTAACAATGAGGAGTAACAATAGTGAACATGACCCGATGTTTGCTGTTACAG GTGAGATCCCACCAAGTACTTCATCAGGTTCGGGTTTTTCTGAGGACACCAGTTTACACGTTGAGCCGTACTTTTTGTTGAAGCAAATTAAAAGTGCCGATCCAAAGCTATCAAATGCAGATCTTATTGACTTTATCTTCCAACAAATTTGTCATCATAAGTCGGTCACATTGCACCACACACCTAGGCTAATAAGCCAGATGAGAAAGTATATATCTTGTGGGTTCGGGACTGAGAGAAGACGGGGTGGCTcaataattttggcaaaatatagcGACATCGTTTGCAAGAAACCGTCTTGGACATGCAAAGTGTTAGCCGATGAATTTGTGTACAGGGAGGAGTTTGAGAGATGTCGAAGAGAAGCTGCAGAATATGAGGCTCAAGTTAAAGCAGATAAATATGCTGAAATGGCAATTAAGGAAGAGATGAAGGAGGAAGCGTTCCATTACGTTTTTTTGTCCTTTTGCAGAGAAAGAAAATCACTCTAG
- the LOC140171717 gene encoding uncharacterized protein isoform X1 produces MADNEKKTSKTSDDWTSEVESVSNKKQPRKCEELYGFESWEDFEKCQRECESEETDEDIEGKEKQGTQAAMSDIRVKEEEDEDCDPLLTLPVTDEMFDSALSTDVQPEQMRLYEEFENMGNFERWEGKEKQGTQAAVSDVRVKEEEDEECDPLLTLPVTDDAFDSAPSTFDHPEQTRLYIKTTLILDQILNHTTAKKSNHQIPDKALLSNVMKAIAAQKSVTLKNTPKLCTNVKNLVYKLWHPLQKVQKQGGRQAKRFVSNVRQKNSWRRLTVLADEFEIREEFERCQLECAIHEANVVAEIEMQKEAEKLTTARKDADEMTDEEEINERSVPLRTCPFAEKEKITLDVVTDFVFEEIRKPNGLRKPFCELVEDVVNALCQHNSVRLKKTPRLLHQVKKYVSELVGKWKKRKGKRDESSSNMEDIDTKQRWECMVLADEFESRDDFERCQRMCQSGNADQGELEMEQEICTMGDLDVKKEKEDVTMRSNNSEHDPMFAVTGEIPPSTSSGSGFSEDTSLHVEPYFLLKQIKSADPKLSNADLIDFIFQQICHHKSVTLHHTPRLISQMRKYISCGFGTERRRGGSIILAKYSDIVCKKPSWTCKVLADEFVYREEFERCRREAAEYEAQVKADKYAEMAIKEEMKEEAFHYVFLSFCRERKSL; encoded by the exons ATGGCTGATAACGAGAAGAAAACAAGCAAGACAAGCGACGATTGGACAAGTGAAGTGGAATCAGTCAGTAATAAGAAACAGCCACGGAAATGTGAAGAATTGTATGGATTTGAGAGCTGGGAAGATTTTGAGAAGTGCCAGAGAGAATGTGAGTCAGAGGAAACTGATGAAGACATTGAAGGGAAGGAGAAGCAAGGAACACAGGCTGCTATGAGTGATATAAGAGTGAAAGAAGAGGAAGATGAGGACTGTGATCCATTACTGACACTTCCTGTCACAG ATGAAATGTTTGACAGTGCCCTAAGTACTGATGTCCAACCAGAGCAGATGAGACTGTATGAAGAATTTGAGAACATGGGAAATTTTGAGAGATGGGAAGGGAAGGAGAAGCAAGGAACACAGGCTGCTGTGAGTGATGTAAGAGTGAAAGAAGAGGAAGATGAGGAATGTGATCCATTACTGACACTTCCTGTCACAG ATGATGCTTTTGACAGTGCCCCAAGTACTTTTGACCACCCAGAGCAGACAAGACTCTACATAAAAACAACATTGATTTTGGACCAGATTCTAAATCATACCACTGCAAAGAAAAGTAATCATCAAATTCCTGACAAAGCACTTCTTTCTAATGTTATGAAAGCAATAGCTGCACAAAAATCAGTGACTTTGAAAAACACACCAAAGCTGTGCACCAATGTGAAGAACTTAGTGTATAAACTTTGGCATCCCTTACAAAAGGTGCAAAAGCAAGGAGGTCGGCAGGCAAAGCGTTTTGTCAGTAACGTCCGCCAGAAAAATTCCTGGAGAAGATTGACAGTGCTAGCAGATGAATTTGAAATAAGGGAAGAATTTGAGCGATGTCAGCTAGAATGCGCGATACATGAAGCCAACGTTGTTGCAGAGATAGAAATGCAAAAAGAAGCAGAGAAATTGACGACAGCCAGGAAAGATGCTGATGAAATGACAGACGAGGAAGAGATTAATGAAAGAAGTGTTCCATTACGGACTTGTCCTTTTGCAGAGAAAGAGAAAATCACTCTAGATGTCGTAACTGACTTTGTTTTTGAGGAAATCAGAAAGCCGAATGGTTTACGGAAACCTTTTTGTGAACTTGTCGAAGATGTTGTGAATGCATTATGCCAGCACAACTCAGTGAGGTTGAAAAAGACTCCAAGATTGCTGCATCAGGTCAAGAAGTATGTATCTGAATTGGTTGGGAAGTGGAAGAAAAGGAAGGGTAAAAGGGATGAGTCATCAAGCAACATGGAAGACATCGATACGAAGCAGCGATGGGAATGCATGGTCTTGGCAGATGAATTTGAGAGCAGGGATGACTTTGAGAGATGTCAGAGAATGTGTCAATCTGGTAATGCTGATCAAGGAGAATTGGAGATGGAACAAGAAATATGTACAATGGGAGATCTAGACGTTAAGAAAGAGAAGGAAGATGTAACAATGAGGAGTAACAATAGTGAACATGACCCGATGTTTGCTGTTACAG GTGAGATCCCACCAAGTACTTCATCAGGTTCGGGTTTTTCTGAGGACACCAGTTTACACGTTGAGCCGTACTTTTTGTTGAAGCAAATTAAAAGTGCCGATCCAAAGCTATCAAATGCAGATCTTATTGACTTTATCTTCCAACAAATTTGTCATCATAAGTCGGTCACATTGCACCACACACCTAGGCTAATAAGCCAGATGAGAAAGTATATATCTTGTGGGTTCGGGACTGAGAGAAGACGGGGTGGCTcaataattttggcaaaatatagcGACATCGTTTGCAAGAAACCGTCTTGGACATGCAAAGTGTTAGCCGATGAATTTGTGTACAGGGAGGAGTTTGAGAGATGTCGAAGAGAAGCTGCAGAATATGAGGCTCAAGTTAAAGCAGATAAATATGCTGAAATGGCAATTAAGGAAGAGATGAAGGAGGAAGCGTTCCATTACGTTTTTTTGTCCTTTTGCAGAGAAAGAAAATCACTCTAG
- the LOC140171715 gene encoding uncharacterized protein, with amino-acid sequence MDESSSNVEDIDTQQPWECMVLADEFESRDDFVRCQRMREDTKLHVERYFVLKQIKSADPKLSNTDFVDFIVQQICHHKSVTLHHTPRLINQMRMYIFKMNCQFRTEKSHGGSKNLARYSDNVGKKPSWACKVLATEFVYREEFERCRREATEYEVQVKADKYAEMAIKEEMKEGSVPLRFCPFAEKEKITLDVGIDFVFEEVRNTNGLRTPFCELVEDVVNALCQHNSVSLKQTPRLLHQVKKYVSGLVGKMKKGKGKMDESSSNVEDIDTQQPWECMVLADEFESRDDFVRCQRMREDTKLHVEPYFVLNQIKSADPKLSTTDFVDFIVQQICHHKSVTLHHTPRLINQMRMYIFKMNCQFRTEKSHGGSKNLARYSDNVGKKQSWTCKVLATEFVYREEFERCRREATEYEAQVKAENEEKRRLAMEDEERKQAKVNEEILPLHTYPHGDTLVKSEDEDVEGKGTDDSSSEDTSSDDSSDTDSVETRRKRKRKKKKRKWIKCRYCNWKFEKQIQLDLHNQWHMNHVCCICGLTFAAKSMLKEHRKNAHRVKRSCGCRRFKNKRRKVFKKLKHKHVCPLCGKAFEMLSQLRKHKSCALSIKLKSIKCCICYHGYKSSVDLRHHKAVFHHKLSTFQCKHCNMHFSEFQRYRSHVKSEQKKYRKFWIRGIGNRNSSPQEGVCMLNQSTPLPNFVAPDYHLLSDMQHRTLGMDDMRYPIHQHSLETGNNELVQSMNGIASNTLLNVIRMTSRDSPQPSWINVNSTPSFIGGFNYVPIQVPTQVLPHVDYTGIGSTNIQPHRLVTTGHVSMNSTNVQPQGLPTFSLASVNSPNVQPQGLPTLNLATAQMYSHKDYQLKFEQPK; translated from the exons ATGGATGAGTCATCAAGCAATGTGGAAGACATCGATACGCAACAGCCATGGGAATGCATGGTCTTGGCAGATGAATTTGAGAGCAGGGATGACTTTGTCAGATGCCAGAGAATGCGTGAGGACACCAAGTTACATGTTGAGCGGTACTTTGTGTTGAAGCAAATTAAAAGTGCTGATCCAAAGCTTTCAAATACAGATTTTGTTGACTTTATTGTCCAACAAATTTGTCATCATAAGTCAGTTACGTTGCACCACACACCAAGGCTAATAAACCAGATGAGAATGTATATATTTAAAATGAATTGTCAGTTCAGGACTGAGAAAAGTCATGGTGGCTCAAAAAATTTGGCAAGATACAGTGACAATGTTGGCAAGAAACCGTCTTGGGCATGCAAAGTATTGGCTACTGAATTTGTGTACAGGGAGGAGTTTGAGAGATGTCGGAGAGAAGCTACGGAATATGAGGTTCAAGTTAAAGCAGATAAATATGCTGAAATGGCAATTAAGGAAGAGATGAAGGAGGGAAGCGTTCCATTACGTTTTTGTCCATTTGCAGAGAAAGAGAAAATCACTCTAGATGTTGGAATTGACTTTGTTTTTGAGGAAGTGAGAAATACCAATGGTTTACGGACACCTTTTTGCGAACTTGTCGAAGATGTTGTGAATGCGTTATGCCAGCACAACTCAGTGAGCTTGAAACAGACTCCAAGGTTGCTGCATCAGGTCAAGAAGTATGTATCTGGATTGGTTGGGAAGATGAAGAAAGGGAAGGGTAAAATGGATGAGTCATCAAGCAATGTGGAAGACATCGATACGCAACAGCCATGGGAATGCATGGTCTTGGCAGATGAATTTGAGAGCAGGGATGACTTTGTCAGATGTCAGAGAATGCGTGAGGACACCAAGTTACATGTTGAGCCGTACTTTGTGTTGAATCAAATTAAAAGTGCTGATCCAAAGCTTTCAACTACAGATTTTGTTGACTTTATTGTCCAACAAATTTGTCATCATAAGTCAGTTACGTTGCACCACACACCAAGGCTAATAAACCAGATGAGAATGTATATATTTAAAATGAATTGTCAGTTCAGGACTGAGAAAAGTCATGGTGGCTCAAAAAATTTGGCAAGATACAGTGACAATGTTGGCAAGAAACAATCTTGGACATGCAAAGTATTGGCTACTGAATTTGTGTACAGGGAGGAGTTTGAGAGATGTCGGAGAGAAGCTACGGAATATGAGGCTCAAGTGAAAGCAGAAAATGAAGAGAAAAGGCGGTTAGCTATGGAAGATGAAGAAAGGAAACAGGCAAAGGTTAATGAAGAAATTCTACCGCTGCACACATACCCTCATGGAGATACACTAGTGAAGA gtgaagatgaagatgtcGAAGGCAAAGGCACAGATGACAGTTCTTCAGAGGATACGTCATCAGATGACAGCTCAGACACAGATTCAGTAGAAACTCGTagaaagaggaaaagaaaaaagaagaagaggaaatGGATCAAGTGCCGATATTGCAACTGGAAATTTGAGAAGCAAATCCAGTTAGATTTGCACAACCAATGGCACATGAATCATGTATGCTGTATCTGCGGGCTTACGTTTGCAGCAAAATCAATGCTGAAAGAACACCGTAAAAATGCGCACCGAGTTAAAAGAAGCTGCGGTTGTCGGCGCTTTAAAAACAAGAGGAGGAAAGTGTTTAAGAAGTTGAAACATAAGCATGTTTGCCCACTGTGTGGCAAAGCATTTGAGATGCTGTCTCAGTTAAGGAAACATAAGTCATGTGCTTTATCAATCAAGTTAAAAAGTATCAAATGCTGcatctgttaccatggttacaagagTTCAGTAGATTTGAGACATCACAAGGCGGTCTTTCATCACAAACTGTCAACATTCCAATGTAAGCACTGTAATATGCATTTTTCTGAATTTCAAAGATATAGAAGCCATGTGAAAAGTGAACAGAAAAAGTATCGGAAGTTTTGGATACGAGGGATTGGGAATCGAAACAGTAGCCCACAAGAGGGCGTATGTATGCTCAATCAGAGCACACCATTGCCCAATTTTGTCGCTCCAGATTATCATTTGCTTTCTGATATGCAACACAGAACACTAGGCATGGATGATATGAGATACCCAATCCATCAACACAGTTTGGAGACGGGTAATAATGAACTTGTACAAAGTATGAATGGCATAGCCAGTAATACACTGCTCAATGTCATCAGAATGACAAGTCGGGATTCACCTCAACCATCTTGGATTAATGTCAATAGCACACCAAGTTTTATTGGAGGGTTCAACTATGTGCCAATACAAGTACCAACTCAAGTGTTACCCCATGTTGATTACACAGGCATTGGTAGCACAAATATCCAACCACACAGATTAGTCACTACAGGTCATGTTAGCATGAATAGCACAAATGTACAGCCACAAGGACTACCGACTTTCAGTTTGGCAAGTGTTAACAGCCCAAATGTACAGCCACAAGGACTACCGACTTTAAATTTGGCAACAGCCCAAATGTACAGCCACAAGGACTACCAACTCAAGTTTGAACAGCCCAAATAA